A portion of the Pedobacter cryoconitis genome contains these proteins:
- a CDS encoding GntR family transcriptional regulator: MKTADFFKFIHVDEYSATPKYLQLSDSIIEAIEDGILNKNDILPSINELSSVLEISRDTAEKGYKYLKKQGVILSVPGKGFYIDNTEFKKKIKIFLLFNKLSVHKKIIYDSFVAALGDDALIDFYIYNNDFSIFKKLILNKRTEYSHYVIIPHFVEGGEDAHQIINTIPTEKLILLDKKVPGVVGNYSAVYENFEKDIYRALIQAKEQLEKYHTLKLIFPQKSYFPNEIIDGFRRFCQQYAFNHLVVSDVENEVIQAGEAYINLMEDDLVVLIERILSMDLQMGKDVGVISYNETPLKKFLLNGITTISTDFKMMGTIAAEIIKSQNRQDQEAPFYLTLRPSL; this comes from the coding sequence ATGAAGACAGCCGATTTTTTTAAGTTTATACATGTAGATGAGTATTCTGCAACGCCTAAGTATTTACAGCTTAGTGATTCTATTATTGAAGCGATAGAGGATGGTATTTTGAATAAAAATGATATCCTTCCTTCTATCAATGAGCTAAGTAGCGTACTGGAGATATCACGGGATACCGCAGAGAAAGGATATAAGTATTTGAAGAAACAGGGAGTGATCTTATCTGTTCCTGGAAAGGGCTTTTATATTGACAATACGGAGTTCAAGAAAAAGATAAAAATATTCTTATTGTTTAATAAGCTGTCTGTGCATAAAAAGATTATTTATGATTCTTTTGTAGCCGCACTTGGTGATGATGCTTTGATTGATTTTTATATTTATAACAATGATTTTTCGATCTTTAAAAAGCTGATCCTGAATAAGAGAACTGAATATTCTCATTATGTAATCATTCCGCATTTTGTAGAGGGAGGGGAAGATGCCCATCAGATTATCAATACGATCCCTACTGAAAAGTTGATTCTTCTGGATAAAAAAGTGCCAGGTGTGGTTGGTAATTATTCTGCGGTTTATGAAAATTTTGAAAAGGATATTTACAGGGCTCTGATCCAGGCTAAGGAACAGCTAGAGAAGTACCACACTTTAAAGTTAATCTTTCCTCAAAAGAGTTATTTTCCGAATGAAATTATAGACGGGTTCAGAAGGTTCTGTCAGCAGTATGCTTTTAATCATTTGGTTGTTAGTGATGTGGAAAATGAGGTTATTCAAGCTGGTGAAGCTTATATCAATTTGATGGAGGATGATCTGGTGGTTTTAATTGAAAGGATCTTATCCATGGATTTGCAGATGGGAAAAGATGTAGGGGTAATTTCTTACAATGAAACCCCGCTGAAGAAGTTTCTATTGAATGGAATTACAACAATTTCCACCGATTTTAAAATGATGGGAACTATTGCTGCAGAGATTATTAAGAGTCAGAACAGGCAGGATCAGGAAGCTCCGTTTTATTTGACGTTGCGGCCTTCGTTGTAA